Proteins from a genomic interval of candidate division KSB1 bacterium:
- a CDS encoding nuclear transport factor 2 family protein produces MKFKKIGKSKMLTKLPLVFFVSFISFGYLAAGSSDEQAITKTLRNYIEGPNEKNVVKLKSAFARTATIFYVRDSKLVEIRLEDFFRHMEAGWADPQEHAVVARKILLIDVFDNAAMAKIQANFPDGQATDYISLLKVAGKWLIVNKIFSFK; encoded by the coding sequence AAAATAGGAAAAAGCAAGATGTTAACGAAATTGCCTCTTGTTTTTTTTGTGAGTTTTATTTCTTTCGGTTATTTGGCAGCTGGCAGTTCGGATGAGCAGGCAATCACGAAGACACTCCGGAATTATATTGAAGGCCCCAACGAAAAAAATGTCGTAAAGTTAAAATCAGCATTCGCCAGGACTGCCACGATTTTTTATGTTCGAGATAGTAAATTAGTTGAAATCAGACTCGAGGATTTTTTCAGGCACATGGAGGCAGGGTGGGCAGATCCTCAGGAGCATGCAGTTGTGGCCAGGAAAATTTTGCTAATTGATGTCTTTGATAATGCGGCAATGGCTAAAATTCAGGCCAATTTCCCGGATGGTCAAGCAACAGACTATATATCGCTGCTTAAGGTTGCAGGTAAGTGGCTAATAGTCAATAAGATATTTAGCTTTAAG